One region of Triticum aestivum cultivar Chinese Spring chromosome 6B, IWGSC CS RefSeq v2.1, whole genome shotgun sequence genomic DNA includes:
- the LOC123134718 gene encoding 3-ketoacyl-CoA synthase 5-like: MSSSGIWKNLKFLFKFVVDNFLSVVTVPIAAATIVLVARLGPDEILGRLRALTPAYLFLSCFLPASAVTMYLLSQPRKVCLVDYACFHGTHLNRVPFSAFLECARQSTTLNERSIRFMSRLLESSGLGEETCLPTPVHYIPWKKYLTLEAAREEAELVVFSAIDELFSKTNVCPDTIDILVVNCSGFNPTPSFIDMIINKYKLRGDIRSVHLSGMGCSAGLISVEAARNLLQTARRGARALVVSTETLSPLLYDGNERAMLLPFCLFRMGGAAVLLSTSTAKARLQLMSVVRTLTAADDNSYKCIHREEDDKGHTGVNLSKDLIAAAGRTLKANITTLAPIILPISEKLLFAMSFVAQKLSSGRSKVYIPNFLTAIEHFCIHAGGTAVIDEVQRNLSLSNEHVEPSRMTLHRFGNTSSSSTWYELAYIEAKGHMHRGDRVWMIGFGSGFKCNSVVWKCIAPAPNTNGPWAGCIHRYPVQIKSPKTSTGNTRMAGHNNKQLRDT, encoded by the coding sequence TCATCAGGAATTTGGAAGAACCTCAAATTTCTCTTCAAGTTTGTAGTAGACAACTTCCTATCCGTGGTGACCGTACCAATAGCGGCAGCCACTATTGTTTTGGTAGCAAGGCTCGGACCAGATGAGATCCTGGGTCGGCTCAGAGCCCTTACACCTGCATACCTCTTCTTGTCATGCTTCCTCCCAGCCTCTGCAGTTACCATGTATCTATTATCACAGCCACGGAAGGTGTGCCTCGTCGACTACGCCTGCTTCCATGGCACTCATCTGAACCGCGTCCCCTTTTCCGCATTCTTGGAGTGCGCACGCCAATCGACTACGCTCAACGAGCGGAGCATTCGTTTCATGTCGCGGCTTCTTGAGAGCTCAGGGCTCGGCGAGGAGACCTGCTTGCCCACACCAGTCCACTATATCCCATGGAAGAAGTACTTAACATTAGAGGCCGCCCGCGAAGAGGCTGAGCTCGTGGTCTTCTCAGCCATTGACGAATTATTTTCCAAGACAAACGTCTGTCCTGACACTATCGACATATTAGTCGTCAATTGCAGCGGCTTCAATCCCACACCATCCTTCATTGATATGATAATAAACAAGTACAAGCTACGAGGCGACATCCGCAGTGTGCACCTATCTGGAATGGGGTGCAGCGCTGGGCTGATATCGGTTGAGGCTGCGAGGAACCTTCTACAGACCGCGCGCCGAGGCGCACGAGCGTTGGTGGTATCTACGGAAACTCTATCCCCCCTCCTTTATGATGGGAATGAGCGAGCCATGCTTCTGCCGTTTTGCCTGTTCCGCATGGGCGGAGCAGCGGTGCTACTGTCCACGTCCACCGCCAAAGCCCGACTGCAGCTCATGTCTGTCGTGCGTACGCTCACCGCTGCGGATGACAACTCGTACAAGTGCATTCATCGGGAGGAGGATGACAAGGGGCACACGGGTGTCAATCTCTCCAAGGACCTTATCGCCGCTGCCGGCCGAACTCTCAAAGCCAACATCACCACCCTTGCACCCATCATCCTCCCAATCTCAGAAAAACTTTTGTTTGCAATGTCCTTCGTGGCACAAAAGCTGTCAAGCGGGCGTTCTAAAGTGTACATACCCAACTTCCTCACAGCCATTGAGCATTTTTGCATACACGCGGGTGGGACTGCAGTCATCGATGAGGTTCAACGCAACCTCAGCTTGTCCAACGAGCATGTTGAGCCGTCGAGGATGACCCTGCATCGCTTCGGAAACACATCCAGCAGCTCAACTTGGTATGAGCTAGCATACATTGAGGCCAAGGGCCATATGCATCGCGGTGATCGTGTATGGATGATCGGCTTTGGATCAGGATTCAAATGCAATAGTGTGGTGTGGAAGTGCATCGCTCCAGCTCCCAACACCAATGGACCATGGGCAGGGTGCATCCACCGCTATCCAGTCCAGATCAAGTCCCCCAAAACAAGCACCGGCAATACACGGATGGCAGGTCACAACAATAAGCAGTTGAGAGACACTTGA